The Actinomadura graeca nucleotide sequence GGTGGGGCTCGCGGCGCACGCCGACGCGTGGCCGCTCACGCTGTCGGGCGGCGAGTCGCAGCGCGTCGCGCTGGCCAGGGCGCTGGTCCGCACCCCCGACCTGCTGCTGCTGGACGAGCCGTTCGGCGCGCTGGACGCGCTGACCAGGCTGAACGCGCAGGCGCTCGTCGCCGATCTGTGGGCCGAGCACCGGCCCGCGGTGCTGCTCGTCACCCATGACGTCGAGGAGGCCCTCCTGCTCGCCGACCGCGCGCTGCTGCTCGCGGACGGGCGGATCGAGCGGGAGTACGCCGTCGACCTTCCGCGGCCGCGGTCGATGGACGACCCGCGGTTCGTCGCGCTGCGGCGCGACCTGCTCGACGGGCTCGGTGTCCGGGCCCGCCGAGCGAATCGTGCCACCACCAGGGATGCCGCCGAGGAGGCGCTGTGACGACCGATGCGAACGTGACCGACCTGACCGCGGACGTGCTCGTCGCGGGCGGCGGGCCCGCCGGCGCGTGGGCCGCGATCAAGGCGGCGGAGGCCGGCGCGGACGTCGTCCTCGCCGACAAGGGGTACCTCGGGACGAGCGGCGCGACGGCGTCGGCGGGCACCGGCGTCTGGTACGTCGAGCCGGAGCCGCAGGCCAGGGAGGCGGCGATGGCGAGCCGCGAAGGGCTCGGCGGGCACCTCGCCGACCGGGAGTGGATGGCCCGCGTCCTCGACCAGACGTACGCGAACATGAACGAGCTGGCCGAGGTGTCGCGGTACCCGTTCCCGGTGGACAAGGACGGACGGCAGATCCGGCGCGGCCTCCAGGGGCCCGAGTACATGCGGCGGATGCGCGTGCGGGTGCGCCGCGCGGGCGTGCGGGTCCTCGACCACAGCCCCATCACCGAGCTGCTCGCGGACGGCTCCGGGGCGGTGGCCGGTGCGGCCGGGTACCAGCTGCGGGGCGACCGGCCGTTCCGGGTCCGGGCGGGCGCGGTCGTCCTCGCGACGGGCGGGTGCGCGTTCCTCAGCAAGGCGCTGGGCTGCGACGTCAACACCGGGGACGGCGCGCTGTTCGCGGCGGAGGCGGGCGCGGAGCTGTCCGGGATGGAGTTCTCCAACGCGTACGCGATCGCCCCGGCGTTCACGTCCGTGACGAAAACGGCGTTCTACATGTTCGCCACCTTCTACCACGCCGACGGGACGGTGCTGGAGGGCGCGGGCAGCCAGCGGGGGCGGTCCGTGATCGCGCGGACGCTGCTGACCGAGCCCGTCCTGTGCCGCATCGACCGTGCGACGCCCGAGGAGCAGCGGGCGATGCGGCTCGCGCAGGCCAACTTCTTCCTGCCGTTCGACCGGCAGGGCATCGACCCGTTCACCGACCTGTTCCCCGTGACGCTGCTCGCCGAGGGGACCGTCCGGGGCACCGGCGGCATCCGGATCACCGGGCCCGACTGCGCCACGACGGTGCCCGGCCTGTACGCGGCGGGCGACGCCGCCACCCGCGAGCTGATCTGCGGCGGCTTCACCGGCGGCGGCAGCCACAACTCCGCGTGGGCGATGTCGTCGGGCACCTGGGCGGGACGGGGCGCCGCCCGGTACGCCGCCGGGCTCGGCGGGCCGGTGCGGGCGCGGGCCGTCCGCGCGCTCGGCGAGGCGGGCGTCCGGCCGTCGGGACCGGCGACCCGCGGGCACGCCGAGTACACCGCCGCGGTGCAGGCCGAGGTGCTGCCCTACGACAAGAACCTGCTGCGTCACGGCGACCGGCTCGTCCCGGCGCTCGGCGCCCTGGACGGGACGTGGCGGGAGCTGAGCGGCACCCTGCGCGAGGACGGCGCGGGGATCGTCCGGGCGAGGTCGGCGGCGGCGATGACCGCGCACGCCCGGTGGATGTACAACGCCGCGCTCGCCCGGACCGAGACGCGCGGCATGCACAAGCGGCAGGACCTGCCCGAGCAGGACCCGTCCCAGCGCCGCCGACTCGTCACCGGCGGGCTCCACGAGGTGTGGACGCGGCCGGAGGCCGGGGCGCTGGCGGTGGCGTCGTGATCGAGATCGTCTCGCGGGAGCGGTGCATCGCCTGCGACAAGTGCATCGCGGTGTGCCCGACGAACGTGTTCGACCGCGGCGCGGACGGCATCCCCGTCCTCGCCCGGCGGGACGACTGCCAGACCTGCTTCATGTGCGAGGCGTACTGCCCGGTCGACGCGCTGTTCGTCGACCCGCGCTCGCACCCGCTGCCGGAGCCGCCCGACGAGGCGGCGCTCGCCGCGGACGGGCTGCTCGGCAGCTACCGCGAGCAGATCGGCTGGGGCCGGGGGCGCACCCCCGGCGCCAAGCTCGCGGTCGGGCCGTCGCTGAGCCGGCCCGGCCCTCCCCTCACCTCCTGAGACCACCCCCCTGAAAGGCGTTGAACGTGAAGATCCCCAAGGTCCTTGCCGCCGGGCTGCTCGTCCTGGCCGCGACGGCGTGCGGCTCGTCCGCGGCCGACGGCGGCTCCGGGACGCTGCGCATCGGCGTGATCGGCTCGGGTGTCGGCAACAAGCTGACCCGCACCGTCGGCTTCCTCGACGAGCGCGGCGAGCTGCTGCCCGAGCTGAAGTCCGCCGGGATCGGCAAGATCCAGGTCGCGACGTTCCAGAACGGCCCCGACCTCAACCAGGCGCTCGCCGGAGGGTCGCTCGACATCGGCCTGTACGGGGACACCCCGGCGCTCGTCGGGCACGGGCGGGGCCTGCCGACCCGGCTGGTGTCGCTCAACTCGATCCGGCTGGACGCGGCGGTCGTCGCGAAGAAGAACGCGGGCCCGGCGTCGCTCAAGGACCTGGAGGGCAAGCGGATCGGCGTCCAGACCGGCTCCTATATCCACCGCTACCTGCTCGGGGCGCTGGAGGAGGCGGGCGTGAAGCCGAAGCAGATCATCCACATGTACACGCCCGCGATCATCGCGGCGCTGGAGAAGAACTCGATCGACGCGGGCGGCCTCATCTCCGCCGACCAGGTGGCCGAGGAGCAGAAGGGCTACCGCTCGATCGACGTCGCGTCCCGTGACCACCCCGACCTGCTCGGCACCTCGGTGACGGTCGTGACGGAGAAGTACCTGGCCGGGCACAAGGACATCGTCAAGGTGTGGCAGCGGGCCGAGTCGAAGGGCGCCCGGGTCGCGAAGGCGAACTGGCCCGCCTACACCGCGTTCGTCGCCAGGACGGGCGGCTACGCCCCCGAGGTGTCGATCAAGACGACGCTCAAGGAGCAGCTGCCCGAGGAGCCGTTCCCCGCCGAGGGGCTCCGGCTGCTCGAAGGCACCAAGACGTTCCTCGTCGGGCAGGACCTGATCAAGAAGGACTTCCCGGTCGGCTCCTGGCTGGCGCCCGGGGCGAAGACCGCGGCCGGGACCGCGCCGTGATCGAGCTGGAGACCGACGTCCTCGTCCTCGGCGGCGGGCCCGCCGGGGCGTGGGCGGCGCTCGCCGCCGCCGGGGCCGGGGCCCGGGTCGTCCTCGCGGACAAGGGGTACTGCGGCACCAGCGGGCCGACCGCGTCGGGCGGCAACAACCTCTGGTATGTCCCCCCGGACGCGGCGGCGCGGCAGCGCGCGGTCGGCGAGCGGTTCGCGCAGAGCCTCGGGCTCGCCGACCACGGCTGGATGGCCCGGGTCCTGGACGAGACGTACCGGCGCGTCGGCGACCTCGCCGCGTTCGGGTACCCGTTCCCCGTCGAGGACGGCGTGGAGCTGCGCGGCAGCCTTCAGGGGCCCGAGTACATGCGGCGGATGCGGCGCCGCGTGCTCCGGGCCGTCCCGGGAGGCGCGGGGGGCCGTCGATCCGCGGGAGGCCGGGCCGGGGTGGTGATCCTCGACCACCATCCGGCGCTGCGGCTGCTCGTGGACGGCTCGGGCGCCGCGGCGGGCGCGTCCGGCATCGCCCGGCAGAAGGGCGGGGAGCCCTGGACGGTCCGCGCGGGGGCGGTCGTCCTCGCGACCGGCGGGTGCGCGTTCCTGTCCGGCGCGTTCGGCACGAACGTCGACACCGGCGACGGCCATCTGATGGCGGCCGAGCTGGGCGCGGAGATGTCGGGCATGGAGTTCTCCGGCGCCTACGCGCTGTCCCCCGCGCACGGCGCGCACACCAAGGGCCTGATGATGCAGTTCGCGACGTACTACGGCGAGGACGGCGCGCCGATCGACGTCCCGCATCCGCTCGGGGCGAGGACGCAGGTCGCGGAACGCCTCGCGGCGGGCCGGAAGGTGTACGCGCGGCTGGACCAGGCGCCCGAGGAGCTGCGGGAGGCGATGCGCGGCGCCCAGCCGAACTACTTCCTGCCGCTGGACAAGGCCGGGATCGACCCGTTC carries:
- a CDS encoding ABC transporter ATP-binding protein; the encoded protein is MTIVEQRGVRVRGLRRVFGERAVLDGVDLDIAPGEFVALLGASGSGKSTLLRALAGLDGEGGGEIAVPGRRAVVYQEHRLLPWNRVWDNVVLGLRGRDLRGRAEAALAEVGLAAHADAWPLTLSGGESQRVALARALVRTPDLLLLDEPFGALDALTRLNAQALVADLWAEHRPAVLLVTHDVEEALLLADRALLLADGRIEREYAVDLPRPRSMDDPRFVALRRDLLDGLGVRARRANRATTRDAAEEAL
- a CDS encoding FAD-dependent oxidoreductase — encoded protein: MTTDANVTDLTADVLVAGGGPAGAWAAIKAAEAGADVVLADKGYLGTSGATASAGTGVWYVEPEPQAREAAMASREGLGGHLADREWMARVLDQTYANMNELAEVSRYPFPVDKDGRQIRRGLQGPEYMRRMRVRVRRAGVRVLDHSPITELLADGSGAVAGAAGYQLRGDRPFRVRAGAVVLATGGCAFLSKALGCDVNTGDGALFAAEAGAELSGMEFSNAYAIAPAFTSVTKTAFYMFATFYHADGTVLEGAGSQRGRSVIARTLLTEPVLCRIDRATPEEQRAMRLAQANFFLPFDRQGIDPFTDLFPVTLLAEGTVRGTGGIRITGPDCATTVPGLYAAGDAATRELICGGFTGGGSHNSAWAMSSGTWAGRGAARYAAGLGGPVRARAVRALGEAGVRPSGPATRGHAEYTAAVQAEVLPYDKNLLRHGDRLVPALGALDGTWRELSGTLREDGAGIVRARSAAAMTAHARWMYNAALARTETRGMHKRQDLPEQDPSQRRRLVTGGLHEVWTRPEAGALAVAS
- a CDS encoding 4Fe-4S dicluster domain-containing protein, whose product is MIEIVSRERCIACDKCIAVCPTNVFDRGADGIPVLARRDDCQTCFMCEAYCPVDALFVDPRSHPLPEPPDEAALAADGLLGSYREQIGWGRGRTPGAKLAVGPSLSRPGPPLTS
- a CDS encoding ABC transporter substrate-binding protein, giving the protein MKIPKVLAAGLLVLAATACGSSAADGGSGTLRIGVIGSGVGNKLTRTVGFLDERGELLPELKSAGIGKIQVATFQNGPDLNQALAGGSLDIGLYGDTPALVGHGRGLPTRLVSLNSIRLDAAVVAKKNAGPASLKDLEGKRIGVQTGSYIHRYLLGALEEAGVKPKQIIHMYTPAIIAALEKNSIDAGGLISADQVAEEQKGYRSIDVASRDHPDLLGTSVTVVTEKYLAGHKDIVKVWQRAESKGARVAKANWPAYTAFVARTGGYAPEVSIKTTLKEQLPEEPFPAEGLRLLEGTKTFLVGQDLIKKDFPVGSWLAPGAKTAAGTAP
- a CDS encoding FAD-binding protein, whose translation is MIELETDVLVLGGGPAGAWAALAAAGAGARVVLADKGYCGTSGPTASGGNNLWYVPPDAAARQRAVGERFAQSLGLADHGWMARVLDETYRRVGDLAAFGYPFPVEDGVELRGSLQGPEYMRRMRRRVLRAVPGGAGGRRSAGGRAGVVILDHHPALRLLVDGSGAAAGASGIARQKGGEPWTVRAGAVVLATGGCAFLSGAFGTNVDTGDGHLMAAELGAEMSGMEFSGAYALSPAHGAHTKGLMMQFATYYGEDGAPIDVPHPLGARTQVAERLAAGRKVYARLDQAPEELREAMRGAQPNYFLPLDKAGIDPFRDRYEVRMVLEGTVRGTGGLRITGDDCATTVPGLYAAGDAATREHVSGAVSGGGAYNGSWAISSGTWAGRGAALFGTGRARTHAVPAGRAGIAPGSLDAAEVVRTVQEEMLPLDRNLFRTRAGLRRSLASLDALWERITSRGLAGEGRERLGARSAAAMTAHARWCYRAALAREESRGLHRLDDLPSLRRFEHRLLVGGLDETWTAAEPRRAAA